A DNA window from Selenomonas sp. oral taxon 126 contains the following coding sequences:
- a CDS encoding dynamin family protein, translating into MDLAAYSQKKRQLTLDLQKLRTVSKELALSNLMHDLTKYLSSLSDEHFELVVVGEFSRGKSTFVNAMLGRRILPSSKKPTTAIISKIVYEDTPTYTLFYKDGSRKGLTEEDFLKITAPREGSLMDKIRSFASKKDQDELDKISYAEVGYPLSFCRENVEVVDTPGTNDLNVGRIEITYGYINKADAIIMLLSATQAMSQSESDFLRERILGNQIRDIFFVISYKDQLHSKDEEQRVIKFVSDAIYKIAPELGDSLHIHLLSSKQALVYRRLENGEVLKPNVVAQKPDTLEETGLPEFEDALGTFLSEEKGRIKLAKYINYGVQTAGKIQKDIDVRLEMAKHSADDIRQQAAKLEPKFLHAKQEVERAVVRMRRNLQQLHGDIESACNESKNDMYNIIARTVERYHGEINEKELNTSLGREMTQNQKKLIDCLQSVQKNCFDTEQRKMRDTLSRIWKDVDLGYQSGFNLPAKIVQENISIHVDVPSGENGSDTFGNISLGIAALGLIVGAAPLGVLFYGALGFLSKSGIFGKREDPSEKVKRELRKQCDKNYEMIQGKLVDSYEKQVKSFLDSIEASANGRVEDMRAQLNSVIAMKQSQEADAKQQLEKLRQQQEYVGGVCRHMQTILTR; encoded by the coding sequence ATGGATTTAGCTGCGTATAGCCAGAAGAAGCGACAGCTTACGTTGGATTTGCAAAAGTTGCGGACGGTATCAAAGGAGTTGGCGTTGAGCAATTTAATGCACGACTTGACGAAATATCTGTCCTCTCTCTCGGATGAACATTTCGAACTGGTGGTAGTCGGTGAGTTTTCACGAGGAAAGTCCACTTTTGTCAATGCGATGTTGGGGCGTCGTATACTTCCTTCAAGCAAGAAGCCGACCACGGCGATTATAAGTAAAATTGTTTATGAAGATACGCCGACATATACATTGTTTTACAAAGATGGCAGCAGAAAAGGTCTTACGGAAGAGGATTTCCTTAAGATAACTGCGCCCCGAGAGGGGAGCCTGATGGATAAGATTCGTTCTTTTGCCTCCAAAAAGGATCAGGACGAACTTGATAAGATCAGCTATGCCGAAGTAGGCTATCCTTTGAGCTTCTGTCGCGAAAACGTCGAGGTTGTTGATACGCCGGGAACGAACGATTTGAATGTAGGTAGAATTGAAATCACTTACGGCTATATCAACAAGGCAGATGCTATCATCATGCTGTTATCTGCTACGCAGGCAATGTCGCAATCGGAATCAGATTTTTTGAGAGAACGAATCTTGGGAAACCAGATTCGTGATATATTTTTCGTCATCAGCTACAAAGACCAACTTCACAGCAAAGATGAAGAACAAAGAGTGATAAAGTTTGTGAGCGATGCCATCTACAAGATTGCTCCTGAACTTGGAGACAGTTTGCATATCCATCTTTTGTCAAGCAAGCAGGCACTCGTGTATCGCCGTTTGGAAAATGGCGAGGTGCTAAAACCGAATGTGGTAGCACAAAAGCCAGATACTTTGGAGGAAACAGGTCTCCCTGAATTTGAAGATGCCCTCGGAACCTTCCTGTCAGAGGAGAAGGGGCGTATCAAACTTGCCAAGTATATCAACTACGGTGTGCAAACTGCCGGAAAAATACAAAAGGATATTGATGTTCGCTTGGAAATGGCAAAGCACTCTGCCGATGATATTCGTCAGCAAGCAGCTAAATTGGAGCCGAAATTCCTGCATGCAAAACAAGAGGTCGAGCGAGCCGTCGTACGAATGAGGAGAAATCTGCAGCAGTTGCATGGTGATATAGAATCGGCTTGCAACGAATCTAAAAATGATATGTATAATATCATAGCTAGAACGGTCGAAAGATATCATGGCGAGATCAATGAAAAAGAACTAAATACGAGCCTTGGTCGTGAAATGACACAGAATCAAAAAAAACTGATAGATTGTCTGCAGTCCGTACAAAAAAACTGTTTTGACACTGAACAACGCAAGATGAGAGATACACTCTCACGGATATGGAAGGATGTTGATTTAGGCTATCAGAGCGGGTTTAATCTGCCGGCTAAAATCGTGCAGGAAAATATCAGCATCCATGTTGATGTACCCTCCGGTGAGAACGGCTCAGATACTTTTGGCAATATATCACTTGGCATAGCGGCACTGGGACTGATTGTCGGAGCGGCTCCGCTGGGGGTTCTATTCTATGGAGCACTTGGCTTTTTATCTAAAAGTGGTATATTCGGCAAGCGCGAAGATCCCAGTGAAAAAGTCAAACGTGAGCTGCGCAAGCAGTGTGACAAAAATTATGAGATGATTCAAGGAAAATTGGTGGATTCATATGAGAAACAAGTGAAATCTTTTCTTGATTCGATAGAGGCTTCTGCTAACGGAAGAGTTGAGGATATGCGCGCTCAGCTGAATTCTGTTATTGCCATGAAACAGTCCCAAGAGGCTGATGCCAAACAGCAGCTTGAAAAACTGAGGCAGCAGCAGGAGTATGTTGGCGGTGTGTGCCGCCATATGCAGACTATTTTGACGAGGTGA
- a CDS encoding dynamin family protein, which yields MEITAGKQQLCDIANLLIERDYVKNRAQILHEVHSLMSDINRDFYTVVVLGEFKRGKSTFVNALLGEPLLPMDILPETAVISALMYDDQPRLSVVYSNGTEEAGELSRDYLQKFSAQTAAQSDLASIRYIKIGYPINILKNRVVLVDTPGVSDLNQQRSDVTYQFLPCANTVIFLLDANSPLKKSEKDFIEQQLVPLGITDIMFLVNKYDCVDEEEDEDLLDELHERLSNAFCVGKPNALLDHIDIFPFSAKQALEASQNDDAQLMAISGLPRVQERLQELLTEGHMEQTKVNAHRKRLYFLIDRLMRDMDSSKLMKQVDADTLQQYCDKLDAMLAEREHKKHNIRDYTERGKESIYEIADKSLSFFQDKLSEEVCDNIEAFRGTDFKDYVEQNIPRIVKKNMERWIGLYGPHLDEALSALENELARGLSYYFNQQVRLVAEGAGGLKSSKAVFSLEARDISNVNLQAGAIAAVGSLGLLAIVGGVAMPLVSLAALPFLREKMLKEKLAAAKEEAIPAAKAQIVRAIGLLRQEVHKYIDQRTENIISNTEYAYEHILLKMRQDAEKEVLLKQEARSEAQQEIRMLTQGMEEIVKWKEQLLRNR from the coding sequence ATGGAAATCACAGCAGGAAAGCAACAGTTGTGTGATATTGCAAATCTTTTGATCGAGCGTGACTATGTAAAAAACAGGGCGCAGATTCTGCATGAGGTTCATTCGCTCATGTCAGATATCAATCGTGATTTTTACACAGTGGTCGTTCTGGGAGAATTCAAACGTGGAAAGTCAACCTTTGTCAACGCGCTCTTGGGTGAGCCGCTTCTGCCGATGGACATATTACCCGAAACCGCTGTTATTAGTGCGCTTATGTATGACGATCAGCCTCGTCTTAGCGTGGTATATTCGAATGGGACAGAAGAGGCAGGGGAACTGTCACGAGATTATTTGCAAAAATTTTCAGCGCAGACAGCGGCTCAATCCGATTTGGCATCCATTCGTTATATTAAAATTGGCTACCCGATCAATATATTGAAAAACCGAGTGGTATTGGTTGACACACCGGGCGTTTCGGATCTGAATCAACAACGCAGTGATGTCACATATCAGTTTCTGCCATGTGCCAATACGGTTATTTTCCTGCTGGATGCCAACTCACCATTGAAAAAGTCCGAAAAAGATTTCATCGAACAGCAGCTTGTGCCTTTGGGCATAACAGACATCATGTTCCTTGTCAATAAATATGACTGTGTGGATGAGGAAGAGGACGAAGATCTGTTGGATGAACTTCATGAGCGATTGTCCAATGCATTTTGCGTGGGAAAACCTAACGCACTCTTGGATCACATTGATATCTTTCCCTTTTCGGCAAAGCAGGCACTGGAAGCATCACAAAATGATGACGCTCAACTAATGGCTATATCAGGGCTGCCAAGAGTCCAGGAGCGATTGCAGGAACTCTTGACCGAAGGGCATATGGAGCAAACAAAAGTCAATGCCCATCGAAAACGTCTGTATTTTCTCATCGACAGGCTGATGCGTGACATGGACAGCAGCAAATTAATGAAGCAGGTTGATGCCGATACACTGCAGCAGTACTGCGACAAGCTGGATGCCATGCTTGCGGAACGAGAGCATAAAAAGCACAATATACGGGATTACACAGAACGTGGAAAGGAAAGTATTTATGAAATAGCAGATAAATCGCTTTCGTTCTTTCAAGACAAGCTCTCAGAAGAGGTGTGTGATAATATAGAAGCTTTTCGGGGGACTGATTTCAAGGACTATGTGGAACAAAACATCCCGCGCATAGTTAAAAAAAATATGGAGCGCTGGATCGGCCTGTATGGACCACATCTTGATGAAGCCCTGTCTGCCCTAGAGAACGAGCTGGCACGCGGGCTTAGCTACTATTTCAATCAGCAAGTGAGGCTTGTAGCAGAGGGGGCTGGTGGACTTAAGTCCTCAAAAGCAGTTTTCAGTCTGGAAGCAAGAGACATCTCTAATGTCAACCTACAGGCAGGGGCGATTGCAGCGGTAGGGAGTCTAGGACTTCTTGCGATTGTTGGTGGCGTTGCGATGCCCTTGGTAAGTTTGGCTGCATTGCCCTTCCTTCGAGAAAAAATGCTGAAGGAAAAACTTGCTGCAGCGAAAGAAGAGGCGATACCGGCTGCGAAAGCACAAATTGTAAGAGCAATTGGATTGCTACGTCAAGAAGTTCACAAATATATTGATCAACGAACAGAAAATATTATTTCAAACACGGAGTATGCGTATGAGCATATTTTGCTGAAGATGCGGCAGGATGCTGAAAAAGAGGTTTTGCTGAAGCAAGAGGCCAGGTCTGAGGCTCAGCAGGAAATAAGGATGTTGACACAGGGGATGGAAGAAATTGTGAAATGGAAAGAGCAATTGTTAAGGAATCGCTGA
- a CDS encoding sigma factor-like helix-turn-helix DNA-binding protein, whose amino-acid sequence MERLYELARLYDLYGGLLREKQRECLRLHIAEDFSLAEIGGELGITRQAAHDNIRRAERALAEMEEALGLCARQEAQERALAAICAELNALEEPITCAQVRAIAEKFEPYMEIDGKEAGE is encoded by the coding sequence ATGGAGCGGCTTTACGAGCTTGCGCGGCTGTATGACCTCTACGGGGGGCTGCTGCGTGAGAAGCAGCGCGAATGTCTGCGTCTGCACATCGCAGAGGATTTCTCGCTCGCGGAGATCGGCGGGGAACTGGGCATTACGCGTCAGGCGGCGCACGACAATATTCGCCGCGCAGAGCGGGCGCTCGCCGAGATGGAGGAGGCGCTGGGGCTGTGCGCGCGTCAGGAGGCGCAGGAGCGTGCGCTCGCCGCGATCTGCGCGGAGTTGAACGCGCTCGAGGAGCCGATCACGTGCGCGCAGGTGCGCGCGATTGCGGAAAAGTTCGAACCGTATATGGAAATAGATGGAAAGGAGGCGGGAGAATGA
- the ffh gene encoding signal recognition particle protein: MIFENLSDRLQGIFKKLRGHGKLTEDDVNDAMREVRMALLEADVNFKVVKDFVKRVKERAVGQEVLDTLTAAQAVIKIVDEELTALMGGTESRLNISPNPPTVIMLVGLQGSGKTTSAGKLALMLKKQGKRPLLVADDIYRPAAIKQLEVIGEKVEVPVFSQGQEDAVAIARAAIAHSASHANDVVIIDTAGRLQIDETLMQELRDIKAAVKPHEILLVVDAMTGQEAVNVAQSFDESLGLDGVIMTKLDGDARGGAALSIKAVTGCPVKFVGMGEKLDPLEVFHPDRMASRILGMGDVLSLVEKAQENFDLENAKKMEAKLRRNDFTLDDFLDQLQQVKKLGSLNSILGMIPGMGGLKKKLGDQEFDLDGKEMRQLEAIIRAMTPKERADITIINGSRRKRIAAGSGTRVQDVNKLLKQFGEMRKMMKKMKKMKGKGGMPSMPSLGGMGLPKMPFFK; the protein is encoded by the coding sequence ATGATCTTTGAGAATCTGTCCGACCGTTTGCAGGGCATTTTCAAAAAGCTGCGCGGACATGGCAAGCTGACCGAGGACGATGTGAACGATGCCATGCGCGAGGTGCGTATGGCGCTCCTCGAAGCGGATGTCAATTTCAAGGTCGTCAAGGACTTCGTCAAGCGTGTGAAGGAGCGTGCCGTCGGGCAGGAAGTCCTCGACACGCTCACGGCGGCACAGGCGGTCATCAAGATCGTCGACGAGGAACTGACCGCGCTGATGGGCGGCACGGAGAGTCGCCTCAACATCAGCCCAAACCCGCCGACCGTCATCATGCTCGTGGGTCTTCAGGGCTCGGGTAAGACGACCTCGGCGGGCAAGCTCGCCCTCATGCTGAAGAAGCAGGGCAAGCGCCCGCTCCTCGTGGCGGACGACATCTACCGTCCCGCCGCAATCAAGCAGCTCGAAGTGATCGGCGAAAAGGTCGAAGTCCCCGTCTTCTCGCAGGGGCAGGAGGACGCCGTCGCCATCGCGCGTGCGGCGATTGCACACTCCGCGTCGCACGCAAACGATGTCGTCATCATCGACACGGCGGGACGCCTGCAGATCGACGAGACGCTCATGCAGGAGCTGCGTGACATCAAGGCGGCGGTAAAGCCGCATGAGATCCTGCTCGTCGTCGACGCGATGACGGGTCAGGAGGCAGTCAATGTCGCGCAGTCCTTCGACGAATCGCTCGGACTCGACGGCGTCATCATGACGAAGCTCGACGGCGATGCACGCGGCGGCGCGGCACTCTCGATCAAGGCTGTCACGGGCTGCCCCGTGAAGTTCGTCGGTATGGGCGAGAAGCTCGACCCACTCGAGGTGTTCCACCCCGACCGCATGGCGTCGCGCATCCTCGGCATGGGCGACGTGCTCTCGCTCGTCGAGAAGGCGCAGGAGAATTTCGACCTCGAAAATGCGAAGAAGATGGAGGCGAAACTTCGCCGCAACGACTTCACGCTCGACGATTTCCTTGACCAGCTGCAGCAGGTGAAAAAACTCGGATCGCTGAACAGTATTCTCGGCATGATTCCGGGGATGGGCGGTCTCAAGAAGAAGCTCGGCGATCAGGAGTTTGACCTCGACGGCAAGGAAATGCGCCAGCTCGAGGCAATCATCCGCGCGATGACGCCAAAGGAGCGTGCGGACATCACGATTATCAACGGCAGCCGCCGCAAGCGCATCGCTGCGGGCAGTGGAACGCGCGTGCAGGACGTGAACAAGCTCCTCAAGCAGTTCGGCGAGATGCGCAAGATGATGAAGAAGATGAAAAAGATGAAGGGCAAGGGCGGAATGCCCTCCATGCCGTCACTCGGCGGTATGGGGCTTCCGAAGATGCCATTCTTCAAATAA
- the rpsP gene encoding 30S ribosomal protein S16, with the protein MAVKIRLNRMGAKKNPFYRIVVADSRAPRDGRFIEILGNYDPSKQPAVVSIDEDKAIDWMKKGAQPTDTVRNILSKNGTMAKFAEAKRQKD; encoded by the coding sequence ATGGCAGTCAAGATTCGTTTGAACCGCATGGGTGCGAAGAAGAACCCCTTCTACCGCATCGTGGTCGCCGACTCGCGCGCACCGCGTGATGGTCGATTCATCGAGATCCTTGGAAACTACGATCCGTCGAAGCAGCCCGCTGTCGTCAGCATTGACGAGGATAAGGCAATCGACTGGATGAAGAAGGGCGCACAGCCGACCGACACGGTCAGGAACATCCTGAGCAAGAACGGCACAATGGCAAAATTTGCCGAGGCAAAGCGTCAGAAGGACTGA
- a CDS encoding KH domain-containing protein, whose protein sequence is MKEIVEVIAKSLVDHPEAVVVDETQDDQEIVLRLRVAEDDMGKVIGKQGRIAKALRSVVKAAATKENKRATVEIG, encoded by the coding sequence GTGAAAGAGATAGTCGAGGTTATCGCAAAATCATTGGTCGACCATCCGGAAGCTGTCGTCGTTGACGAAACGCAGGATGATCAGGAGATCGTATTGAGACTTCGCGTGGCGGAGGATGACATGGGCAAGGTCATCGGCAAGCAGGGGCGCATTGCAAAGGCGCTCCGCAGCGTTGTCAAGGCCGCTGCAACGAAGGAGAATAAGAGGGCGACGGTCGAGATCGGCTGA
- a CDS encoding YlqD family protein — protein sequence MDSISIKVPVTVKAKLTEKLRAKMLKEMEEGLSRAELEIQQLGIQEKRVMQEAEQGELTPQAIQHINTIRQERQRRIDYIEETRAHQEELQKFVEGAEIVQGTLERQVEAKVGDDMRELMNVEILVEDDKIIAIRS from the coding sequence GTGGATTCTATTTCAATCAAGGTGCCTGTCACCGTCAAGGCAAAGCTGACTGAGAAGCTGCGCGCGAAGATGCTCAAGGAGATGGAGGAAGGTCTCAGCCGCGCAGAGCTTGAGATTCAGCAGCTCGGCATTCAGGAGAAGCGCGTCATGCAGGAGGCGGAGCAGGGTGAGCTGACGCCGCAGGCGATCCAGCACATCAATACGATCCGTCAGGAGCGTCAGCGCCGCATTGACTACATCGAGGAGACGCGTGCACATCAGGAGGAATTGCAGAAATTCGTCGAGGGTGCGGAGATCGTGCAGGGCACGCTCGAGCGTCAGGTCGAGGCGAAGGTCGGCGACGATATGCGCGAGCTCATGAACGTCGAGATTCTGGTGGAAGATGACAAGATTATCGCCATCCGTTCCTGA
- the rimM gene encoding ribosome maturation factor RimM (Essential for efficient processing of 16S rRNA), whose protein sequence is MTRLSPSVPDGRIVIGRVGAAHGIQGDLRIIPLTDFPERFDALREVMVGDELLHVERVKPQGKNILMRFREYAVREEAQKLTGRLLTVARADAAPLDEGEYYVFDIVGLTVCDEENNELGTVENVIRTGSNDVYAVRAEDGREILIPALRTAVLAIDVPGGRMTVRLPE, encoded by the coding sequence ATGACAAGATTATCGCCATCCGTTCCTGACGGGCGCATCGTCATCGGGCGCGTCGGCGCGGCGCACGGGATTCAGGGCGACCTGCGGATCATCCCGCTGACGGATTTTCCCGAGCGTTTCGACGCACTGCGCGAGGTCATGGTGGGCGACGAACTGCTCCATGTCGAGCGCGTGAAGCCGCAGGGGAAGAACATCCTCATGCGCTTCCGTGAGTACGCTGTCCGCGAGGAGGCGCAGAAGCTTACGGGGCGGCTGCTCACGGTCGCGCGCGCGGATGCCGCACCGCTCGATGAAGGTGAATACTACGTCTTTGACATCGTTGGGCTTACGGTCTGCGATGAAGAGAATAACGAGCTAGGTACAGTCGAGAACGTCATCCGCACGGGCAGCAACGATGTCTATGCCGTGCGTGCGGAGGACGGGCGCGAGATATTGATTCCCGCGCTGCGCACGGCGGTGCTGGCGATTGATGTGCCGGGCGGACGCATGACGGTGCGGCTGCCGGAGTGA
- the tsaE gene encoding tRNA (adenosine(37)-N6)-threonylcarbamoyltransferase complex ATPase subunit type 1 TsaE, with protein MLTCISHSPEETAHLASTIGKIIHEGTVICLDGELGVGKTLFVRALARTLGVESDVTSPTFNLMNIYEAACPIVHFDLYRIESEEELEDIGFYEYVDATEGIVLIEWAEKFPEALPEDRLEVRIDALDGEERQFIFAAEGEKSTALLEELNEIVDPEH; from the coding sequence ATGCTCACCTGTATATCGCATTCGCCCGAGGAGACCGCGCATCTGGCGAGTACCATCGGTAAAATCATCCACGAGGGCACGGTCATCTGCCTCGATGGAGAACTTGGGGTGGGCAAGACACTCTTTGTACGGGCGCTCGCGCGTACGCTCGGCGTGGAGAGCGATGTGACGAGCCCGACGTTCAACCTCATGAATATCTACGAGGCGGCGTGCCCCATTGTGCATTTCGACCTCTATCGCATCGAGTCCGAGGAGGAACTCGAGGACATCGGCTTCTATGAGTATGTGGACGCGACCGAGGGCATTGTGCTGATCGAGTGGGCGGAGAAATTCCCTGAGGCACTGCCCGAGGATCGGCTCGAGGTGCGCATTGATGCGCTTGATGGAGAGGAGCGGCAGTTCATCTTTGCCGCAGAGGGGGAGAAGAGCACGGCGCTCTTGGAGGAGTTGAACGAGATTGTCGATCCTGAGCATTGA
- the tsaB gene encoding tRNA (adenosine(37)-N6)-threonylcarbamoyltransferase complex dimerization subunit type 1 TsaB gives MSILSIDTSSQVSSVAVLSAERVAAELSMQGALTHSETLMPHIGMALEMARVKKEELDGIAVSIGPGSFTGLRIGLAAAKMMAYALHIPLIAVPTLEALAHHTICEGVRLVPMMDAQKGNVYAQEFAWEAGAEGLTLREVHPLVILPLSEVLAGLAESQQPVLLLGDAMQKKTLTPLPRGVRIAPIHARMPRAACVGLAALTRLARGAVDDPVTIAPLYLRRSEAEVLWEKRHGTEGAP, from the coding sequence TTGTCGATCCTGAGCATTGATACCTCCTCGCAGGTCTCGAGTGTCGCCGTCCTCTCAGCGGAGCGCGTCGCGGCAGAGCTGAGCATGCAGGGCGCGCTGACACACTCCGAGACCCTCATGCCGCACATTGGGATGGCGCTCGAGATGGCGCGCGTGAAAAAGGAAGAACTCGATGGCATCGCCGTCAGCATCGGCCCCGGTTCGTTCACGGGGCTCAGAATCGGGCTTGCGGCGGCAAAGATGATGGCGTATGCCCTACACATCCCACTGATCGCAGTACCGACACTCGAGGCGCTTGCCCATCACACGATCTGTGAGGGTGTGCGCCTCGTTCCCATGATGGACGCGCAGAAGGGCAATGTCTACGCGCAGGAATTTGCTTGGGAGGCGGGAGCAGAGGGGCTGACGCTGCGCGAAGTGCATCCGCTTGTGATCCTGCCGCTCTCGGAGGTGCTCGCGGGGCTTGCGGAATCGCAGCAGCCCGTCCTCCTCCTCGGGGATGCCATGCAGAAGAAAACATTGACGCCGCTGCCGAGAGGCGTGCGTATTGCGCCGATTCATGCGCGTATGCCGCGTGCTGCCTGTGTGGGGCTCGCGGCGCTTACGCGTCTTGCTCGCGGGGCGGTGGATGATCCCGTCACCATCGCGCCGCTCTATCTGCGCCGCAGCGAGGCAGAGGTGTTGTGGGAGAAGCGGCACGGTACGGAGGGCGCGCCGTGA